The nucleotide sequence GGGCACCCAGCGCGGTGAAAACGGCGGACATGCCGGACGCCGTCGCAAAGCACGCCTCGGTGCCTTCGAGGAGGCGGAGCCGCTCCTGGAAGGTGGCCACGGACGGGTTGCCGTAGCGCGAGTAGACAAAGCGCTCGTCTTCGCCGGTGAAGGCGCGCTCGGCGGCGGCGGCGGACTCGTAGACGAATCCGGAGTTCAGGAAGACAGGCTCGGTGGTCTCCTGGAAATTGGTGCGGTCAAGCCCGCCGCGGACGGCCTGGGTATCGGGGCTCCAGCCGGCGGCGTCGTGGTTAAAGGTCAATTTAGTTCTTTCCCAGGTTCGTCGGCAGGCCGCGGTTCTTCCAGCCGTTCACGGTGCGCTCACCGTAGCGGTCGGGCTCGCCCTCGAAGCCTTCGAGGACGTTGTAGGCCGTAAAACCGGCCTGCGTTGCGGCGGTGGCGGCAGCGATGGAGCGCTGGCCGGAGCGGCACAGGAAGAGCAGCTCCACCCGGGTGTCCTCGGGGGCCTGCTGCTTCAGCTGCTCGACGAAGTCGGGGTTGGGAATGCCGCCGGGAAAGGTCCACTGGATGAAGAGGGGATCATTTTCCGTGGCGTTGGTGTCCGGAATGCCGATGTGCGCCCATTCGCCCTCGGTGCGCACATCCACCAGGATGGCGCCCTCCTCAAGCTTGGCCCACGCGTCCTGCGGAGTGATGTCTCCGGCGTAGCTCATGCGTGGCCCTCGTAAACTTCCGCGCTCAGGTCCTCGTCGGAGTCCAGCTGGTCCACGGCGGTGGCGACGGCGGCGTCTGCGGTGGCGATCGCTGCCGGCAGGATGAGGGCCTGGGCCACGATGACGGTGGTGCCGTTGAAGGTGGCGGCAGGGCTGCCGTGCAGCACGTATCCCTCGGCCAGGGCTGCCGAGATACGCTCGCAGAACGCCCGGTCATCCGGCCCCGTGACGAGGCGGTAGGACAGTTTTTCCTCAGGTTTATCCTGCTGGGACGACAGCGTTGCAACGGCGGGGGCGTCTGACACGACGGATCTCCTTTTCTCACGCTTGCAGCTCGAAGGGGTCGATATGCCGAGTATTCACCTGAGGCACCCCGCCGTGGAAGGAGGGTTGCCGACCGGCCAGTCAGGGCTTAATGCCGGTACTCATTACTCCCGAAAAAAGTAACACTGACGACGGCGGCGCGCACCGCCGCCGTCGTCATCTTCCGTAACGGACCCCGCGACTTTCCCTGATCCATGGGACTGCCCGGGTTGCTCGCGTTGCCGTTACAAAGCCCGCGGCCGGGAGGATAATGACGGGAGATGACCCGCCGTAACGCCGGATGAAACCAGGCCGCAGTGAATGATCCGACCGCGAATACAGTGACTCCCATGCTGCACTTTGGATGGTTTGTGGGCCATGGCTTCGGGGTCCAGGGCTGGGGGACACCCGGCTACGGAATCGGCTACGACTGGAAGAAACCGGCCCCCTACCAGCACGCGGTCCGCGAGTTTGAGCGGGCCGGGCTGGACCTGTTCATCATCGAGGACTCGCTAACCGTCCCCGACACCTACGGCGGCAGCGCGGAGGTCTCACTGGCGCAGGCGTCCTTTGCGCCCAAACACGATCCGCTGGCGCTGGTGCCGTACCTGCTGTCCGCCACGGAACACCTGGGCATCGTGCCCACCATCAGCGCGTCCTTCTATCCGCCCTTCACCGCGGCCCGGCTGCTGGCCACGCTGCAGCACTTCTCCAACGGCCAGCTTGGCTGGAACGTGGTGACCTCCGGCAGCGACCTTGCCGCGCAGAACTACGGACTGGACCAGCAGATCGAGCACGACCTCCGCTACGAGAAGGCCGAGGAGTTCGTGGACGTCGTCCGCAAGCTCTGGCGCAGCTGGGAACCGGACGCCATCGTGGAGGACGCCCGGGCGGGCATCTTCGCGGACCACACCAAAGTCCGGCCCATCCACCACGACGGGGAGTTCTTCAAAGTCCGGGGACCGCTGAACACCGCACCGCTGCCGGAGGAACCCGTGCTGGTGCAGGCCGGGGCCTCCCCGCGGGGCAAGGCCTTCGCCGGTGCGAACGCGGACGTGGCCATTGCCCTGGCCCGCGGTGTGGACGGCATGAAGGCGTACCGGGACTCCATCCGTGCCGAGGCCGCCGCGGCCGGCCGGAACCCCGACGACGTCAAGGTGCTGTTCGTCCTGAAACCCACCGTGACCGGATCCCGGGCCGAAGCGGAGGAACTGCGTGCCGCGCGCCGGGAGCTCACGCAGCGGGACATCGACAGCCAGCTCAACTCCATCTCCT is from Arthrobacter sp. QXT-31 and encodes:
- a CDS encoding rhodanese-like domain-containing protein; translation: MSYAGDITPQDAWAKLEEGAILVDVRTEGEWAHIGIPDTNATENDPLFIQWTFPGGIPNPDFVEQLKQQAPEDTRVELLFLCRSGQRSIAAATAATQAGFTAYNVLEGFEGEPDRYGERTVNGWKNRGLPTNLGKN
- a CDS encoding NtaA/DmoA family FMN-dependent monooxygenase (This protein belongs to a clade of FMN-dependent monooxygenases, within a broader family of flavin-dependent oxidoreductases, the luciferase-like monooxygenase (LMM) family, some of whose members use coenzyme F420 rather than FMN.) produces the protein MLHFGWFVGHGFGVQGWGTPGYGIGYDWKKPAPYQHAVREFERAGLDLFIIEDSLTVPDTYGGSAEVSLAQASFAPKHDPLALVPYLLSATEHLGIVPTISASFYPPFTAARLLATLQHFSNGQLGWNVVTSGSDLAAQNYGLDQQIEHDLRYEKAEEFVDVVRKLWRSWEPDAIVEDARAGIFADHTKVRPIHHDGEFFKVRGPLNTAPLPEEPVLVQAGASPRGKAFAGANADVAIALARGVDGMKAYRDSIRAEAAAAGRNPDDVKVLFVLKPTVTGSRAEAEELRAARRELTQRDIDSQLNSISYLSVIDFKQFDLDAPLPELSTNSNQGTLEHFSKAAPPGSTLRQILQARSGGAGDSIIGTADEIADYLEETGTAVGGDGFLFSGFVDPATIHGVLDRLAPVLRRRGLLRTSYGDGGLRRNLLDF
- a CDS encoding DUF1737 domain-containing protein, with protein sequence MSDAPAVATLSSQQDKPEEKLSYRLVTGPDDRAFCERISAALAEGYVLHGSPAATFNGTTVIVAQALILPAAIATADAAVATAVDQLDSDEDLSAEVYEGHA